In a single window of the Methylococcus sp. Mc7 genome:
- a CDS encoding TetR/AcrR family transcriptional regulator, which translates to MARPAKIKDSALLERLSDVFREVGYEAASLAVLSKASGLKKASLYHRFPGGKEQMALEVMARAEAWLSEHILAPLKSGGAPEARIQAMIRSVDAFYSGGRQACLLNMLSSPRADHGPFSSLIKHAFEAWIEALSAVLTDAGFDEDTARFRAERAIALLQGSLVVSRGMGTTRPFQNCLANLERELLASHGTSRAS; encoded by the coding sequence GTGGCACGCCCCGCTAAGATCAAGGATTCCGCACTGCTCGAAAGGCTGAGCGATGTCTTTCGCGAAGTCGGCTATGAGGCCGCTTCGCTTGCCGTCCTGTCGAAAGCCTCGGGACTCAAGAAGGCGAGCCTCTACCACCGCTTCCCCGGCGGCAAGGAACAGATGGCGCTAGAGGTGATGGCTCGTGCGGAAGCGTGGCTGAGCGAGCATATCCTCGCGCCGCTCAAGTCGGGGGGAGCGCCGGAAGCGCGGATCCAGGCCATGATCCGCAGCGTCGATGCGTTCTATTCCGGCGGCCGGCAGGCCTGTCTGCTGAACATGCTGTCTTCGCCGCGTGCGGACCACGGGCCGTTTTCAAGCCTGATCAAGCATGCGTTCGAGGCCTGGATCGAAGCGCTTTCCGCCGTCCTCACCGATGCCGGATTCGATGAGGATACCGCGCGCTTCCGCGCCGAACGCGCCATAGCGCTTTTGCAAGGCAGCCTGGTGGTCTCCCGCGGGATGGGTACGACCCGCCCGTTCCAGAACTGCCTTGCCAATCTGGAGCGGGAATTACTGGCTTCTCACGGGACCAGCCGCGCGTCCTAG
- a CDS encoding DsrE family protein: protein MSKTAIVVLSDPQSGSEEALGRLFNALFLAYELKEKGQEVALIFQGAGTRWVSEIAKSDHPAHGLYEAVKDVVVGVCGGCADVFGATAGAEATGLPLLREKNIAGIAGIIDLSRYLDEGYRLLTF from the coding sequence ATGTCCAAGACCGCCATCGTCGTCCTATCCGATCCGCAGTCCGGCTCCGAGGAAGCGTTGGGACGCCTCTTCAACGCGTTGTTCCTTGCCTACGAGCTGAAGGAGAAAGGCCAGGAAGTTGCCCTGATCTTTCAAGGCGCCGGCACGCGCTGGGTCAGCGAGATCGCCAAGTCCGACCACCCCGCCCATGGCCTCTACGAAGCCGTCAAGGACGTCGTCGTCGGCGTTTGCGGCGGCTGTGCCGACGTCTTCGGCGCAACCGCCGGCGCCGAAGCGACGGGCCTGCCGCTGTTACGGGAAAAGAACATCGCCGGCATTGCGGGCATCATCGACCTGTCCCGGTATCTCGACGAGGGCTACCGCCTGCTCACGTTCTGA
- a CDS encoding ammonium transporter: MTKSADVLFVLLGAIMVLAMHAGFAFLEVGTVRRKNQVNALVKIISDFAMSTIAYFFIGYYLAYGVHFFDGAQALTVDNGYGLVKFFFLLTFAAAIPAIVSGGIAERSKFNPQLAATFLLVGFVYPLFEGIAWNSNLGFQGWLQAHFGAQFHDFAGSVVVHAVGGWIGLAAVLLLGPRRGRYHRDGMIAAHPPSSIPFLALGAWILTVGWFGFNVMSAQNLDGISGLVAVNSLMAMVGGTLAALLAGRNDPGFVHNGPLAGLVAVCAGSDLMHPAGALVVGAVAGFLFVYLFTLTQNRWKIDDVLGVWPLHGLCGAWGGVAAGIFGQSALGGIGGIGFMAQVLGTGLGIAIALTGGFAVYGTVKMLIGLRLTPEEEFDGADLTLHKISASPEKEAGW, translated from the coding sequence ATGACAAAAAGTGCAGACGTACTCTTCGTACTACTCGGCGCCATCATGGTGCTGGCCATGCATGCCGGCTTCGCCTTCCTCGAAGTCGGCACGGTGCGGCGCAAGAACCAGGTCAACGCACTGGTCAAGATAATCAGCGATTTTGCGATGTCGACCATCGCCTATTTCTTCATCGGCTATTATCTCGCCTACGGCGTCCATTTTTTCGACGGCGCCCAGGCGCTCACGGTGGACAATGGCTACGGCCTGGTCAAGTTCTTTTTCCTGCTGACCTTCGCCGCCGCCATCCCGGCCATCGTTTCCGGCGGCATCGCAGAACGCTCGAAGTTCAATCCCCAGCTCGCCGCCACCTTCCTGCTGGTCGGCTTCGTCTACCCGCTGTTCGAAGGCATCGCCTGGAATTCCAACCTCGGCTTCCAGGGCTGGCTGCAGGCGCATTTCGGCGCGCAGTTCCATGACTTCGCCGGTTCCGTGGTGGTCCATGCCGTCGGCGGCTGGATCGGCCTGGCCGCGGTGCTGCTGCTCGGACCCCGCCGCGGACGCTACCACCGCGACGGCATGATCGCCGCCCACCCGCCGTCCAGCATCCCCTTCCTCGCGCTCGGCGCCTGGATACTCACCGTCGGCTGGTTCGGCTTCAACGTCATGTCGGCCCAGAACCTCGACGGTATCAGCGGCCTGGTCGCCGTCAACTCGCTCATGGCCATGGTCGGCGGCACCCTCGCCGCCCTGCTCGCCGGCCGCAACGACCCCGGCTTCGTGCACAACGGCCCGCTGGCCGGACTGGTCGCCGTCTGCGCCGGCTCCGATTTGATGCACCCGGCCGGCGCCCTGGTCGTCGGCGCGGTCGCCGGCTTCCTGTTCGTCTATTTGTTCACCCTGACCCAGAACCGCTGGAAAATCGACGACGTGCTCGGCGTCTGGCCCTTGCACGGGCTCTGCGGCGCCTGGGGCGGCGTGGCCGCCGGCATCTTCGGCCAAAGCGCCCTGGGGGGGATCGGCGGCATCGGCTTCATGGCACAGGTACTGGGGACGGGACTGGGGATTGCAATCGCGCTGACCGGAGGCTTCGCCGTTTACGGCACCGTGAAAATGCTGATTGGCCTGCGTCTGACGCCGGAAGAGGAATTCGACGGGGCGGATTTGACGCTGCACAAGATCTCGGCGAGCCCGGAGAAGGAAGCGGGCTGGTAA